In Brachypodium distachyon strain Bd21 chromosome 2, Brachypodium_distachyon_v3.0, whole genome shotgun sequence, one genomic interval encodes:
- the LOC100835934 gene encoding putative receptor protein kinase ZmPK1: MNSNLVHFPTHQHPKLATDAMTPAPPSCFLLLLVLLTASSLPRPPAVVAARESLARGASIAVEDHATNILRSPNGAFACGFYAVSPTVFTFSIWFARARNRTVVWTAAPAHPVHSQGSRVALDKRGGPLVLTDFNGEPVWSSASSTTAAAASRAVLRDSGNLVVEDAAGRALWQSFDFPTDTLLPTQRLTATTRLVSSGSGYYSLGFSDYAMLSLFYDNGNFSSIYWPNPYNNYVANNRRIYNFTRVAAMDARGSFLSSDNANFLAADLGVATGEYGQVMRRLTLDADGNLRLYSLQNATWAVTWMAFGNPCTIHGVCGANAVCLYTPAPACACAPGHERADTRDWSRGCRPAFRLQPHELCPRQPRGTKLVALPHSDFWGYDLNAGEILPLAECTRWCMENCACVGFQHKEHDMECYLKSVLFNGRTFPGLTGTVYIKVPADFHVPGFRIHQWQPHGAGLAIDEDNISTGCRAPNDQELVVLVNVSDASSKKNAVDAKPVWPYLYGFLSALLVVEAAAIGLGWWLFFSKNGPLTAASSSSPVYPVDEGYKLILLTAHFRRYSYAAIKKATGDFAADRVLGRGGSGVVYKGVLDDGRPVAVKALTTVSGRRWISEEEFQAELGAIGQIYHMNLARVVGCCSHGARRFLVSELVENGSLAAGLFEGGGNGVLLGWRQRFRIAVGVARGLAYLHTECLQRIVHCDMKPENILLDRDMEPKIADFGLAKLLDRVGNNGPSSGRPTKDMSSRGTRGTRGYMAPEWVTSVAVTDKVDVYSFGVVLLELVRGARLQGADDEGGRDTDVPAVREMTRSGAGVESLVDGRLAGEFSRAQVRAVVGVALSCLEEDRSRRPSMSSVVQALVSVEDA, translated from the coding sequence ATGAACAGTAATCTTGTTCACTTTCCAACTCACCAACATCCTAAGCTGGCTACTGATGCCATGACGCCGGCACCTCCCAGCtgcttccttcttctcctagTGCTGCTCACTGCCAGCAGCTTGCCACGCCCACCCGCCGTGGTAGCGGCCCGCGAGAGCCTTGCCCGCGGCGCGTCGATCGCCGTGGAAGACCACGCCACCAACATCCTTCGGTCGCCGAACGGCGCCTTCGCCTGCGGCTTCTACGCCGTCTCCCCTACCGTCTTCACCTTCTCCATCTGGTTCGCGCGTGCCAGGAACCGCACCGTGGTCTGGACCGCCGCCCCCGCGCACCCCGTCCACAGCCAGGGCTCCCGCGTGGCCCTTGACAAGCGCGGCGGCCCGCTCGTCCTCACCGACTTCAACGGCGAGCCTGTGTGGAGTTCAGCCTCCTCAACAACGGCAGCGGCTGCCTCCCGCGCCGTGCTCCGTGACTCCGGCAACCTGGTGGTGGAGGACGCCGCCGGGAGAGCGCTGTGGCAGAGCTTCGACTTCCCGACGGACACGCTGCTCCCGACGCAGCGGCTCACGGCGACCACGCGGCTCgtctcctccggctccggctacTACAGCCTCGGCTTCAGCGACTACGCCATGCTCTCCTTATTCTACGACAACGGCAACTTCTCCAGCATCTACTGGCCCAACCCCTACAACAACTACGTCGCCAACAACCGCCGCATCTACAACTTCACCCgcgtggccgccatggatGCCCGCGGCAGCTTCCTCTCCAGCGACAACGCCAACTTCCTGGCCGCCGACCTCGGCGTCGCCACCGGAGAATATGGCCAGGTCATGAGGAGGCTCACGCTGGACGCCGACGGCAACCTCCGGCTCTACAGCCTGCAGAACGCCACGTGGGCGGTGACGTGGATGGCGTTCGGCAACCCGTGCACCATCCACGGCGTGTGCGGGGCCAACGCCGTGTGCCTCtacacgccggcgccggcgtgcgcGTGCGCGCCCGGCCACGAGCGCGCCGACACCCGCGACTGGAGCCGGGGCTGCCGCCCGGCGTTCCGGCTACAGCCGCACGAGTTGTGCCCGCGGCAGCCGAGGGGGACGAAGCTGGTGGCCCTGCCGCACAGCGACTTCTGGGGCTACGACCTGAACGCCGGCGAGATCCTCCCGCTGGCGGAGTGCACGCGCTGGTGCATGGAAAACTGCGCGTGCGTGGGGTTCCAGCACAAGGAGCACGACATGGAGTGCTACCTCAAGAGCGTCCTCTTCAACGGCCGCACTTTCCCCGGCCTGACCGGCACCGTGTACATCAAGGTCCCCGCCGACTTCCACGTGCCGGGGTTCCGCATCCACCAATGGCAGCCACACGGGGCCGGCCTCGCCATCGACGAAGACAACATCAGCACCGGCTGCCGCGCCCCAAACGACCAAgagctcgtcgtcctcgtcaaCGTCTCCGACGCGTCGAGCAAGAAGAACGCCGTTGACGCGAAGCCGGTGTGGCCGTACCTTTATGGTTTCCTCTCGGCTTTGCTCGTGGTGGAAGCCGCTGCGATCGGGCTGGGCTGGtggctcttcttctccaagaaCGGGCCGCTGACGGcggcttcctcttcctcgccggTGTATCCCGTGGACGAAGGCTACAAGCTCATCCTCCTCACGGCCCACTTCCGGCGGTACAGCTACGCGGCGATCAAGAAGGCCACGGGGGACTTCGCGGCCGACCGGGTcctcggccgcggcggctccggcgtcGTGTACAAGGGCGTCCTCGACGACGGCCGGCCCGTGGCCGTCAAGGCTCTGACGACGGTGAGCGGCCGCCGCTGGATTAGCGAGGAGGAGTTCCAGGCGGAGCTGGGCGCGATCGGCCAGATCTACCACATGAACCTGGCCAGGGTCGTCGGCTGCTGCTCCCACGGCGCCCGCCGCTTCCTCGTGTCCGAGCTCGTCGAGAACGGCTCGCTCGCCGCGGGGCTCTTcgagggcggcggcaatggcgttCTGCTCGGGTGGAGGCAGCGGTTCCGGATCGCGGTGGGCGTGGCGAGGGGGCTGGCCTACCTGCACACGGAGTGCCTCCAGCGGATCGTCCACTGCGACATGAAGCCCGAGAACATCTTGCTGGACCGGGACATGGAGCCCAAGATCGCCGACTTCGGGCTCGCCAAGCTCCTGGATCGGGTTGGCAACAACGGACCCTCATCCGGCCGGCCCACGAAGGACATGTCGTCGCGGGGGACCAGGGGGACGAGGGGGTACATGGCGCCCGAGTGGGTGACGAGCGTGGCGGTGACGGACAAGGTggacgtgtacagcttcggcgtCGTGCTGCTGGAGCTGGTGAGAGGGGCCAGGCTGCAGGGCGCGGACGATGAAGGTGGACGGGACACGGACGTCCCGGCCGTGCGCGAGATGACGCGTTCTGGTGCAGGCGTGGAGAGTCTCGTGGACGGCCGGCTCGCGGGCGAGTTTAGCCGCGCGCAGGTGAGGGCGGTGGTCGGGGTGGCCTTGTCGTGCTTGGAGGAGGATAGGAGCCGGCGGCCCAGCATGAGCTCCGTCGTGCAGGCGCTCGTTTCTGTCGAGGACGCATGA